ACTATCATTCATGGCCATAATAGCGGAAGAACATTAAAAGACATGGTCGCAAATCCACAAAAAATACGCTCAAAAAGGATTAAAAGAAGAAAATATTCTACCAATCCTGGAGAAACAATCTTGGAGTTATACTAATGCGTGATAAACTATTTATT
This region of Methanocalculus natronophilus genomic DNA includes:
- a CDS encoding Smr/MutS family protein; translated protein: MFQDILDIHGMSESEAIRTIEKHLASLDKSIKALTIIHGHNSGRTLKDMVANPQKIRSKRIKRRKYSTNPGETILELY